A stretch of the Musa acuminata AAA Group cultivar baxijiao chromosome BXJ2-7, Cavendish_Baxijiao_AAA, whole genome shotgun sequence genome encodes the following:
- the LOC135616248 gene encoding protein transport protein Sec61 subunit beta-like — MVANGEAPARGSAAAAASIRRRRTGGAGAAAGANTMLQFYTDETAGRKMSPNTVLIMSIGFIAIVAVLHVFGKLYRVPN; from the coding sequence ATGGTGGCTAATGGCGAAGCACCAGCTAGGGGCAGCgcggcagcagctgcaagcatacGGAGGAGGAGGACGGGTGGTGCTGGTGCAGCTGCAGGTGCCAATACGATGCTCCAGTTCTACACAGATGAGACAGCCGGTCGCAAAATGTCACCCAACACCGTCCTCATCATGAGCATTGGGTTTATTGCTATCGTTGCTGTCTTACATGTCTTCGGCAAGTTGTATCGTGTTCCCAACTAG